A genomic segment from Microcella flavibacter encodes:
- a CDS encoding DUF58 domain-containing protein, which produces MTTLLSGAATRLQRSGAAAGRAVAGARSGAGAAARAAVVRVRPAAARLGGAIAPVARPVAAAVGPVLGVVGPVGWFVIVGALASGIAGALLGWPELTYLSLTLLGALLISAAFLIGRADYRVALELEPPRVTVGDRAYGRLVVANSAARRSLPSRMELPVGAGLAEFTIPSLAPEAEHDELFAVPTHRRAVIVAGPALTVRGDQLGILRRTVRWTDPVELFVHPVISRLQSSAAGLVRDLEGENTPVITSNDIAFHALRAYEPGDPLRNVHWRTSARTGQLMVRQFTETRRSELLLVQSIQGRSWADDDEFELGVSVMASLGVQVVRDATRLTVVTESGMLRTATPSTLLDDTSRIELQPLQQRPLRAVVRDITRRTPAPSVMVLVVGSQTSIEEARSVTSLFRGDTQSIVMRVERGANPGLARIGQTVVATIGSLSDLRGIVRAVKP; this is translated from the coding sequence ATGACCACCCTCCTCAGCGGCGCGGCGACCCGACTGCAGCGCTCCGGCGCCGCGGCCGGGCGCGCCGTCGCGGGCGCGCGCTCCGGCGCCGGCGCTGCCGCGCGCGCGGCGGTCGTGCGGGTGCGCCCGGCGGCCGCCCGCCTCGGCGGCGCGATCGCGCCGGTCGCCCGCCCCGTCGCCGCGGCCGTCGGCCCCGTGCTCGGCGTCGTCGGACCGGTCGGCTGGTTCGTCATCGTCGGCGCGCTCGCCTCCGGCATCGCCGGGGCGCTGCTCGGCTGGCCCGAGCTGACCTACCTCTCGCTCACCCTGCTCGGCGCCCTGCTGATCTCGGCCGCCTTCCTCATCGGGCGGGCCGACTACCGCGTCGCCCTCGAGCTCGAGCCGCCGCGCGTCACCGTGGGCGACCGCGCCTACGGCCGACTCGTCGTCGCGAACAGCGCCGCCCGGCGCTCGCTGCCCTCCCGCATGGAGCTGCCCGTCGGCGCCGGGCTCGCCGAGTTCACCATCCCCTCCCTCGCCCCCGAGGCCGAGCACGACGAGCTGTTCGCCGTGCCGACCCATCGCCGGGCCGTCATCGTCGCGGGCCCCGCGCTCACCGTGCGCGGCGACCAGCTGGGCATCCTGCGCCGCACCGTGCGCTGGACGGACCCGGTCGAGCTCTTCGTGCACCCCGTCATCAGCCGCCTGCAGTCCTCGGCGGCGGGCCTCGTGCGCGACCTCGAGGGCGAGAACACCCCCGTCATCACCTCGAACGACATCGCCTTCCACGCCCTGCGCGCCTACGAGCCCGGCGATCCGCTGCGCAACGTGCACTGGCGCACCTCGGCCCGCACCGGGCAGCTCATGGTGCGGCAGTTCACCGAGACGCGGCGCAGCGAGCTGCTGCTCGTGCAGAGCATCCAGGGCCGCTCGTGGGCCGACGACGACGAGTTCGAGCTCGGCGTCTCGGTCATGGCCTCGCTCGGCGTGCAGGTCGTCCGCGATGCGACGCGCCTCACCGTCGTCACCGAATCCGGGATGCTCCGCACGGCCACCCCGTCGACGCTGCTCGACGACACCAGCCGCATCGAGCTGCAGCCGCTGCAGCAGCGCCCGCTGCGCGCCGTCGTGCGCGACATCACCCGGCGCACCCCGGCGCCGAGCGTCATGGTGCTCGTCGTCGGCTCGCAGACGTCGATCGAGGAGGCGCGATCGGTGACGAGCCTGTTCCGCGGCGACACGCAGTCGATCGTCATGCGGGTGGAGCGGGGCGCGAACCCCGGCCTCGCGCGCATCGGGCAGACCGTCGTGGCGACGATCGGCTCGCTCAGCGATCTGCGCGGCATCGTCCGGGCGGTGAAGCCGTGA
- a CDS encoding AAA family ATPase codes for MTVTQEQADWFADAFTKLASSVDQAILGKDHVIRLVVAAMLSNGHVLLEDFPGTGKTVLAKALATTLHGSNSRIQFTPDLLPSDVTGVTIYDQGKGVFEFHRGPIFASVVLADEINRASPKTQSALLEVMEEGRVTVDGVSHDVGAPFMVIATQNPVEQAGTYSLPEAQLDRFLIKTSLGYPDRDSSVALLLDSSNRSRASAVTPIVNAETVLTMAALASEVFVDQAVIEYLNDVVTATRHDKDVALGVSMRGALALARVVKTWAISQGRTYVLPDDVRDLAVPVLAHRIMVDPEAEFAGTTAEQIVDRVLVSVTPPVHRAA; via the coding sequence ATGACCGTCACCCAGGAGCAGGCCGACTGGTTCGCCGACGCCTTCACCAAGCTCGCCTCGAGCGTCGACCAGGCGATCCTCGGCAAGGATCACGTGATCCGTCTCGTCGTCGCCGCGATGCTCTCGAACGGTCACGTGCTGCTCGAGGACTTCCCCGGCACGGGCAAGACCGTGCTCGCGAAGGCGCTCGCCACCACGCTGCACGGCTCGAACTCGCGCATCCAGTTCACGCCCGACCTGCTGCCCTCCGACGTCACCGGCGTCACGATCTACGACCAGGGCAAGGGGGTCTTCGAGTTCCACCGCGGGCCGATCTTCGCCTCCGTCGTGCTCGCCGACGAGATCAACCGCGCGAGCCCCAAGACCCAGTCGGCGCTGCTCGAGGTCATGGAGGAGGGGCGCGTCACGGTCGACGGCGTCAGCCACGACGTCGGCGCGCCGTTCATGGTCATCGCCACCCAGAACCCCGTCGAGCAGGCCGGCACCTACTCGCTGCCCGAGGCGCAGCTCGACCGCTTCCTCATCAAGACCTCCCTCGGCTACCCCGACCGCGACTCCTCGGTCGCGCTGCTGCTCGATTCGTCCAACCGCTCGCGGGCATCCGCCGTCACCCCGATCGTCAACGCCGAGACCGTGCTGACGATGGCCGCCCTCGCGAGCGAGGTCTTCGTCGACCAGGCGGTCATCGAGTACCTCAACGACGTCGTCACCGCGACCCGGCACGACAAGGACGTCGCGCTGGGCGTCAGCATGCGCGGCGCCCTCGCCCTCGCCCGCGTCGTCAAGACCTGGGCCATCTCGCAGGGCCGCACCTACGTGCTGCCCGACGACGTGCGCGACCTCGCCGTGCCGGTGCTCGCCCACCGCATCATGGTCGACCCCGAGGCCGAGTTCGCCGGCACCACCGCCGAGCAGATCGTCGACCGCGTGCTCGTCTCGGTCACCCCGCCGGTGCACCGCGCGGCATGA
- a CDS encoding Ig-like domain-containing protein, whose translation MGVFGGAKRTRASIASTTALALVIAVPTVLAVLHEGFPVDEVDLDARIVWVTNGEEQLAGRLNRQIEALNAAVPTVTGQADVLQNGDAVVLHDPSLGTVETINPSYTTLESLTEIPVGAEVALGGTTLAVHDPASGEVWVTDIANGIVLDVLSEEPAIELGRGGRIAVSVDGTAFASDPESDELHTIAAPGSTPTTEAFGPLGEHVLSAVGETAVALDTADSALVVAGRAPIGLPEAGIRIQQAGAEHEAALVATGTGLLSVPLDGGEITTIDGEVDAAAAGPDEVSAPVRLDGCAHGAWAGSARYAYACDDGRAGVEDLSLPTLGDRLEFRVNRSVIALNNMTTGDSWLVDSDMALVQNWDEVTPPEQEQTEEGDEKSATQSFEDTLAERTEQNRPPLARDDQFGVRPGSSTVLPVLDNDSDPDGDVLTVSDTSGVPESWGALAAIDGGRALQLTPGPEARGTVTFRYTVTDGRPGGVAEAQVQVTLRPDDLNEPPRSVRSTAVTIEQGQTIEYNVLADWIDPDGDDILLVAAAPSGNDIVSSSPDGIVSFEHRSGQLGITEVPFTVGDGRAEASGVLTIDVKAAGTVDPVGTADFVTTYVGEPVVVEPLLNDLSPSGAPLELRGVEPLTEGVEAVPTLDRGTITASAEAAGVYYLVYTLGAGASDSVGLIRVDVLENPENELPPVAVKDVAFLRPGQPTTVSVLANDVSPGGRVMAVQSVDTSTIDPGLSVEVLGNQVIRVTASTAVTEQAQFTYTISDGLGSSTAGVTVIPLPPLVKHQPPIAVDDPVTVRSRDIVAVDVLDNDRHPDGSRIELAPDLLDLENVGGIAFVSGDRVRYQAPEEPGVYSVGYRITDDFGESATAQVRITVVAADAENNREPIPVPLTGRVVAGSTTTIDIPLDRIDPDGDSTVLVGLTSAGSLGRVVGTTSTSITYEAFADSRGTDEFRYRVQDTFGLTAIGTVRIGVIPPPEQLLPPNAVDDRAVVRPGRTATVPVLANDSDPGGRTISLSDIVEVDRGLEAEIDRTQIVVTAPEEEGTYTLRYQIANDARGVDTAFVQVEVRADAEILPPTAIDHVLEPAEVVGEEAVVVDVREGATNPGGRLSDLVVSVEGPNADAATVREDGTIAVVAEQYRIAIAYRLTNELDELSAQAFIIVPPAAGDDETFPPPYLDPALPEQIVEMNGTGEWDLEDILIVPSGQPAIITGPATVSATNSSGGELVVDADTLRYAPFTDYRGGASLSFEVTDGESADDPTGRTALITLPITVGDPDFRDAPPTFTPQNVTIEAGEEPVTIDLRDSTGHPNPAIIAEVAYSGPTGGVAAIDARLSGSQFTVSSPRGTQPGTVGTYEVTLRYEEFEVPGTVTVTTVSSTRPLAQPAEDRAVAQRGDSATVNVLANDFNPFAASGEPLSLESASITNSASGARVSLNRASGEITVDAVSSFIGDVAVVYVVGDATEDPARQVQGSFIVTVEDRPDRPGAPAIVTEGDGSVTISFQPPASNGNPIDSYVIKWGGEQRTVAQAGQHTIEGLVNGQDYSFRVGAHNAHGWSEDSATSATARPYGAPSAPASASISATSNGNGNVTVSWSPGASNGRPITNYRVTLSDGSVVELGAVTSHTFAGKTVGNGYTAVVEARNARDWSPGTRTGNSATPMPDRPGAISASDRTTSAVTFRWDPAGGQVGQYEYRFNGGGGWQTTGPNNREARFTGGSASQQVSIEVRTLTNGVRSEIRSGSARLLDPPAPPPSPSLTLRGVGDPPNSTGRYYYVTARNFAPNSTLSLQCWTDGRRVAQPDGTFVGPYNRQVDGNGNGEWQLTCYSGFAPYFARDANTGVQSNTVQSW comes from the coding sequence GTGGGTGTGTTCGGCGGTGCGAAGCGCACCAGAGCATCCATCGCCTCGACGACGGCGCTCGCCCTCGTCATCGCCGTTCCGACGGTGCTCGCCGTGCTGCACGAGGGGTTCCCGGTCGACGAGGTCGACCTCGACGCCCGCATCGTCTGGGTCACCAACGGCGAGGAGCAGCTGGCCGGCCGGCTGAACCGCCAGATCGAGGCGCTCAACGCCGCCGTGCCGACCGTCACCGGGCAGGCCGACGTGCTGCAGAACGGCGACGCGGTCGTGCTGCACGATCCGAGCCTCGGCACCGTCGAGACGATCAACCCCTCGTACACGACGCTCGAGAGCCTCACCGAGATCCCCGTCGGCGCGGAGGTCGCGCTCGGCGGCACGACCCTCGCCGTGCACGACCCCGCCTCGGGCGAGGTCTGGGTGACCGACATCGCCAACGGCATCGTGCTCGACGTGCTGAGCGAGGAGCCCGCGATCGAGCTCGGCCGGGGCGGGCGCATCGCCGTCTCCGTCGACGGCACGGCCTTCGCGAGCGACCCCGAGTCCGATGAGCTGCACACCATCGCCGCGCCCGGCTCCACGCCGACCACCGAGGCCTTCGGGCCGCTCGGCGAGCACGTGCTCTCCGCCGTCGGCGAGACCGCCGTCGCCCTCGACACCGCCGACTCCGCGCTCGTCGTCGCCGGGCGCGCGCCGATCGGGCTGCCCGAGGCGGGCATCCGCATCCAGCAGGCGGGCGCCGAGCACGAGGCCGCCCTCGTCGCGACGGGCACCGGGCTGCTGAGCGTGCCCCTCGACGGCGGTGAGATCACGACGATCGACGGCGAGGTGGATGCCGCTGCCGCCGGCCCCGACGAGGTCTCCGCGCCCGTGCGGCTCGACGGCTGCGCTCACGGCGCCTGGGCGGGCTCCGCCCGCTACGCCTACGCGTGCGACGACGGCAGGGCCGGAGTGGAGGACCTCAGCCTCCCCACCCTCGGCGACCGGCTCGAGTTCCGGGTCAACCGCTCCGTCATCGCCCTCAACAACATGACGACCGGCGACTCGTGGCTCGTCGACTCCGACATGGCGCTCGTGCAGAACTGGGACGAGGTGACGCCGCCCGAGCAGGAGCAGACCGAGGAGGGCGACGAGAAGTCGGCGACGCAGTCGTTCGAGGACACGCTCGCCGAGCGCACCGAGCAGAACCGCCCGCCGCTCGCGCGCGACGACCAGTTCGGCGTGCGCCCGGGCTCCTCGACGGTGCTGCCGGTGCTCGACAACGACTCCGACCCCGACGGCGACGTGCTGACCGTCTCCGACACCTCGGGCGTGCCCGAGAGCTGGGGCGCGCTCGCCGCGATCGACGGCGGGCGGGCGCTGCAGCTCACCCCCGGGCCCGAGGCGCGCGGCACGGTCACCTTCCGGTACACCGTCACCGACGGCCGGCCCGGCGGCGTCGCCGAGGCGCAGGTGCAGGTGACGCTGCGCCCCGACGACCTCAACGAGCCGCCGCGCTCCGTGCGCAGCACGGCCGTCACGATCGAGCAGGGCCAGACGATCGAGTACAACGTGCTCGCCGACTGGATCGACCCCGACGGCGACGACATCCTGCTCGTCGCGGCCGCCCCGAGCGGCAACGACATCGTGAGCTCGAGCCCCGACGGCATCGTGAGCTTCGAGCACCGCTCAGGCCAGCTCGGCATCACCGAGGTGCCCTTCACGGTCGGCGACGGCCGCGCCGAGGCGAGCGGCGTGCTGACGATCGACGTGAAGGCCGCCGGCACGGTCGACCCGGTCGGCACGGCCGACTTCGTCACGACCTACGTGGGCGAGCCCGTCGTCGTCGAGCCCTTGCTCAACGACCTCTCGCCCTCGGGCGCCCCGCTCGAGCTGCGCGGGGTCGAGCCGCTCACGGAGGGCGTCGAGGCCGTGCCGACGCTCGACCGTGGCACCATCACCGCCTCGGCCGAGGCCGCCGGCGTCTACTACCTCGTCTACACGCTCGGTGCGGGGGCCTCCGACAGCGTCGGGCTCATCCGCGTCGACGTGCTCGAGAACCCCGAGAACGAGCTGCCCCCGGTCGCGGTGAAGGACGTCGCGTTCCTGCGCCCCGGCCAGCCGACCACGGTCTCGGTGCTCGCGAACGACGTCTCGCCGGGCGGGCGCGTCATGGCGGTGCAGTCGGTCGACACCTCGACGATCGACCCCGGGCTCTCGGTCGAGGTGCTCGGCAACCAGGTGATCCGCGTCACCGCCTCGACCGCCGTGACCGAGCAGGCCCAGTTCACCTACACGATCTCCGACGGGCTCGGGTCGTCGACGGCGGGCGTGACGGTCATCCCGCTGCCCCCGCTCGTCAAGCACCAGCCGCCCATCGCCGTCGACGACCCGGTCACCGTGCGCTCCCGCGACATCGTCGCGGTCGACGTGCTCGACAACGACCGGCACCCCGACGGCTCGCGCATCGAGCTGGCCCCCGATTTGCTCGATCTCGAGAACGTCGGCGGCATCGCCTTCGTCTCGGGCGACCGCGTGCGGTATCAGGCGCCGGAGGAGCCGGGCGTCTACTCGGTCGGCTACCGCATCACCGACGACTTCGGCGAGAGCGCGACGGCGCAGGTGCGCATCACGGTCGTCGCGGCGGATGCGGAGAACAACCGCGAGCCCATCCCGGTGCCGCTCACCGGCCGCGTCGTCGCCGGGTCGACGACGACCATCGACATCCCGCTCGACCGCATCGACCCGGACGGCGACTCGACCGTGCTCGTCGGGCTGACCTCGGCCGGCTCGCTCGGCCGGGTGGTCGGCACGACCAGCACCTCGATCACCTACGAGGCCTTCGCCGACTCCCGCGGCACCGACGAGTTCCGCTACCGCGTGCAGGACACCTTCGGCCTCACCGCGATCGGCACCGTGCGCATCGGCGTCATCCCGCCGCCGGAGCAGCTGCTGCCGCCGAACGCCGTCGACGACCGCGCGGTCGTGCGGCCCGGCCGCACCGCGACCGTGCCCGTGCTCGCCAACGACTCCGATCCCGGGGGCCGCACGATCTCGCTGAGCGACATCGTGGAGGTCGATCGCGGGCTCGAGGCCGAGATCGACCGCACCCAGATCGTCGTGACCGCTCCGGAGGAGGAGGGCACGTACACGCTGCGGTACCAGATCGCGAACGACGCCCGCGGCGTCGACACCGCCTTCGTGCAGGTCGAGGTGCGCGCCGATGCCGAGATCCTGCCGCCCACGGCCATCGACCACGTGCTCGAGCCGGCCGAGGTCGTCGGCGAGGAGGCCGTGGTCGTCGACGTGCGCGAGGGCGCGACGAACCCCGGCGGGCGCCTGAGCGACCTCGTCGTGAGCGTCGAGGGCCCGAACGCCGACGCGGCGACCGTGCGCGAGGACGGCACGATCGCGGTGGTGGCCGAGCAGTACCGCATCGCGATCGCCTACCGCCTGACGAACGAGCTCGACGAGCTCTCGGCGCAGGCCTTCATCATCGTGCCGCCCGCGGCCGGCGACGACGAGACCTTCCCGCCGCCGTACCTCGATCCCGCGCTGCCCGAGCAGATCGTCGAGATGAACGGCACCGGCGAGTGGGATCTCGAGGACATCCTCATCGTGCCGAGCGGGCAGCCCGCGATCATCACCGGCCCCGCGACGGTCAGCGCCACGAACAGCTCGGGCGGCGAGCTCGTCGTCGACGCCGACACGCTGCGCTACGCGCCCTTCACGGACTACCGCGGCGGGGCATCCCTCAGTTTCGAGGTGACCGACGGCGAATCGGCGGACGATCCGACCGGCCGCACCGCCCTGATCACGCTGCCCATCACGGTGGGCGACCCCGATTTCCGGGATGCTCCGCCGACGTTCACGCCGCAGAACGTGACCATCGAGGCGGGGGAGGAGCCGGTCACCATCGACCTGCGCGACTCCACCGGGCACCCCAACCCGGCGATCATCGCCGAGGTCGCCTACTCCGGCCCGACGGGCGGGGTCGCCGCCATCGACGCGCGGCTCTCCGGCTCGCAGTTCACCGTCTCCTCCCCGCGCGGAACGCAGCCGGGCACGGTCGGCACCTACGAGGTGACCCTCCGCTACGAGGAGTTCGAGGTGCCCGGCACCGTGACCGTCACGACGGTCTCGAGCACGCGGCCGCTCGCCCAGCCGGCCGAGGACCGCGCTGTGGCCCAGCGCGGCGACAGCGCGACCGTGAACGTGCTCGCCAACGACTTCAACCCCTTCGCCGCCTCGGGCGAGCCGCTGAGCCTCGAGTCGGCGTCGATCACGAACTCGGCCTCGGGCGCGCGCGTCTCACTGAACCGCGCCTCCGGCGAGATCACGGTGGATGCCGTGTCCTCCTTCATCGGCGACGTGGCCGTGGTCTACGTGGTCGGCGATGCGACGGAGGACCCGGCGCGCCAGGTGCAGGGCTCGTTCATCGTCACCGTCGAGGACCGCCCCGACCGTCCGGGGGCGCCCGCCATCGTCACCGAGGGCGACGGCTCGGTGACCATCAGCTTCCAGCCGCCCGCCTCCAACGGCAACCCGATCGATTCCTACGTCATCAAATGGGGCGGCGAGCAGCGCACGGTCGCCCAGGCCGGGCAGCACACCATCGAGGGCCTCGTCAACGGCCAGGACTACAGCTTCCGGGTCGGCGCGCACAACGCGCACGGCTGGAGCGAGGACTCCGCGACCAGCGCCACCGCCCGGCCGTACGGCGCCCCCTCGGCGCCGGCGAGCGCGAGCATCTCGGCGACGAGCAACGGCAATGGCAACGTCACCGTCAGCTGGAGCCCCGGCGCGAGCAACGGGCGCCCGATCACCAACTACCGCGTGACGCTCAGCGACGGATCGGTCGTCGAGCTGGGCGCCGTCACCAGCCACACCTTCGCCGGCAAGACCGTCGGCAACGGGTACACCGCGGTGGTCGAGGCGCGCAACGCGCGCGACTGGAGCCCGGGGACCCGCACCGGCAACTCGGCGACGCCGATGCCCGACCGGCCGGGCGCGATCAGCGCGAGCGACCGCACCACCTCCGCCGTGACGTTCCGCTGGGATCCGGCCGGCGGCCAGGTCGGGCAGTACGAGTACCGCTTCAACGGCGGGGGCGGCTGGCAGACCACCGGGCCGAACAACCGCGAGGCGCGCTTCACCGGCGGCAGTGCGAGCCAGCAGGTGAGCATCGAGGTGCGCACCCTCACGAACGGCGTGCGCAGCGAGATCCGCTCCGGCAGCGCCCGCCTGCTCGATCCGCCCGCTCCGCCGCCCAGCCCGAGCCTGACGCTGCGCGGCGTCGGCGACCCGCCGAACAGCACCGGCCGGTACTACTACGTGACCGCCCGGAACTTCGCCCCGAACAGCACGCTGAGCCTGCAGTGCTGGACCGATGGCCGGCGGGTCGCGCAGCCCGACGGCACCTTCGTCGGGCCGTACAACCGGCAGGTCGACGGCAACGGCAACGGCGAGTGGCAGCTGACCTGCTACAGCGGATTCGCGCCGTACTTCGCGCGCGACGCCAACACGGGCGTGCAGTCGAACACCGTGCAGTCCTGGTAG
- a CDS encoding serine/threonine-protein kinase, with protein sequence MRRAGEPPVLPGLEPVRLLGSGGFADVFLYEQQLPRRKVAVKVLLADDLSTQSTQAFVAEANLMAQLSAHPYIVTIYGAAVAEDGRPYFVMEYCAGPSLAEQYKRRPFSITDALRVGVRISGAVATAHAAGILHRDIKPANVLTNDYGWPALTDFGISSAVESELPVHTTTSRRAVEEAATTGGGQTVGLSIPWSPPEMFADDPRPDVRSDVFSLAATVHTLLAGRSPFEVEGRSNGALDLIGRIERGIVTPMPRADLPRSLVAVLAKGMASEPADRFASAIEFGRALQRVEMELGFQATTLDVPQLAAAEAAPAEASSPDADETRVRGVSVIQAQAPAPAPPAPPASIPPAPAGPPPSGGAAAVPEATVIRGAETDGASALTGSAPMEATIMRGAALDATVRPPAPPAEQPAAEEAEAQPDESRDPAARRRNVLVGALGALVLAAVVAVAVVVGPSIVPEGTSPTSAPDGGGGAVVAVIEPPGIQQGVVEADGTVTFTVTNPDPQERDVFRWFPVTNPSDTAVVQEAEEGRIVVEGVAPGTQVCVEVAVQRAGSLSPTTRGCTA encoded by the coding sequence GTGCGTCGTGCGGGAGAGCCCCCGGTGCTGCCCGGGCTCGAGCCGGTGCGGCTGCTCGGCTCCGGCGGATTCGCCGACGTGTTCCTCTACGAGCAGCAGCTGCCGCGGCGCAAGGTCGCGGTGAAGGTGCTGCTCGCCGACGACCTGTCGACGCAGTCGACGCAGGCCTTCGTCGCCGAGGCGAACCTCATGGCGCAGCTCTCCGCGCATCCCTACATCGTCACGATCTACGGCGCCGCGGTGGCCGAGGACGGCCGGCCGTACTTCGTCATGGAGTACTGCGCGGGCCCGAGCCTCGCCGAGCAGTACAAGCGGCGGCCCTTCAGCATCACCGACGCCCTGCGCGTCGGCGTGCGCATCAGCGGCGCCGTCGCCACGGCCCATGCGGCGGGCATCCTGCACCGCGACATCAAGCCCGCCAACGTGCTCACCAACGACTACGGCTGGCCGGCGCTGACCGACTTCGGCATCTCCTCGGCGGTCGAGAGCGAGCTGCCCGTGCACACCACCACGAGCCGCCGCGCCGTCGAGGAGGCCGCGACGACGGGCGGCGGGCAGACGGTCGGGCTGTCGATCCCGTGGTCGCCCCCCGAGATGTTCGCCGACGACCCGCGACCGGATGTCCGCTCCGACGTCTTCTCACTGGCGGCGACCGTGCACACCCTCCTCGCCGGCCGCAGCCCCTTCGAGGTCGAGGGCCGCTCGAACGGCGCGCTCGACCTCATCGGCCGGATCGAGCGCGGCATCGTCACGCCGATGCCGCGGGCCGATCTGCCCCGCAGCCTCGTCGCCGTGCTCGCGAAGGGCATGGCGAGCGAGCCCGCCGACCGCTTCGCGAGCGCCATCGAGTTCGGCCGCGCGCTGCAGCGGGTCGAGATGGAGCTCGGGTTCCAGGCGACGACGCTCGACGTGCCGCAGCTCGCCGCCGCCGAGGCGGCACCGGCCGAGGCCTCCTCGCCCGACGCCGACGAGACGCGCGTGCGCGGCGTCTCGGTCATCCAGGCGCAAGCCCCGGCGCCGGCGCCGCCGGCGCCGCCCGCGAGCATCCCCCCGGCGCCCGCCGGGCCGCCGCCGAGCGGCGGGGCCGCCGCCGTCCCCGAGGCCACGGTCATCCGCGGGGCCGAGACCGACGGCGCCTCGGCGCTGACCGGCTCGGCGCCGATGGAGGCGACGATCATGCGCGGCGCCGCCCTCGACGCCACCGTCCGGCCCCCCGCGCCGCCGGCCGAGCAGCCCGCGGCGGAGGAGGCCGAGGCGCAGCCCGACGAGTCCCGCGATCCCGCCGCCCGCCGCCGCAACGTGCTCGTCGGCGCCCTCGGCGCCCTCGTGCTCGCCGCCGTCGTGGCGGTCGCCGTCGTCGTGGGGCCGAGCATCGTCCCCGAGGGCACGAGCCCGACGAGCGCGCCCGACGGGGGCGGGGGAGCGGTGGTCGCCGTGATCGAGCCGCCGGGCATCCAGCAGGGCGTCGTCGAGGCCGACGGCACGGTCACCTTCACCGTCACGAACCCCGATCCGCAGGAGCGCGACGTCTTCCGCTGGTTCCCCGTGACGAACCCGAGCGACACCGCCGTCGTGCAGGAGGCCGAGGAGGGCCGCATCGTCGTCGAGGGCGTCGCGCCGGGCACGCAGGTCTGCGTTGAGGTCGCCGTGCAGCGCGCCGGATCGCTCTCGCCCACGACCCGGGGGTGCACGGCATGA
- a CDS encoding FHA domain-containing protein, with product MSALRYEPASDGLLIVAAAGAVLVVDDAEHALDVDALWAALQGRDSVAEAMAALTTGGLAATPAFALLVPVDEGGARLVVRGPLVAEVVAADGGASTIDASTVVTWAEHLLTDAVTVGVRRRGGAAAAASAPLPLASGAVRAAGVVVELTPAEPERSAAAELDRTVVVPHLQRAAAPDAAPAAASEPAAASPEPPAASPAPLASSLDDVHRTRAPEHTIIPTAPGRRRRPRPGRGPGRQPCPDRRAAPLPAPAAPDAGDHDGLTVVAGDLAAMRAEAAAAPEGAGGARYVLDISTGGSAALDGSIIVGRAPSTSRVSDGRIPQLVGLPGADDISRNHVRFDLEGDSVVVTDLHSRNGTVLRAPGATPRQLRAGESSVVLGGTVVDLGGITLTVREG from the coding sequence ATGAGCGCCCTGCGCTACGAGCCCGCATCCGACGGCCTCCTGATCGTCGCGGCGGCGGGCGCCGTGCTCGTCGTCGACGACGCCGAGCACGCGCTCGACGTCGACGCGCTGTGGGCGGCGCTGCAGGGGCGGGATTCCGTCGCCGAGGCCATGGCCGCGCTCACGACCGGCGGGCTCGCCGCGACCCCCGCCTTCGCCCTGCTCGTGCCCGTCGACGAGGGCGGCGCCCGGCTCGTGGTGCGCGGCCCGCTCGTGGCCGAGGTCGTCGCGGCCGACGGCGGAGCCTCGACCATCGACGCCTCCACCGTGGTCACCTGGGCGGAGCACCTGCTGACCGACGCGGTGACCGTGGGCGTGCGGCGCCGCGGCGGCGCCGCGGCGGCGGCATCCGCGCCGCTCCCGCTCGCCTCGGGCGCGGTGCGCGCCGCCGGGGTGGTCGTGGAGCTGACCCCCGCCGAGCCCGAGCGGTCGGCGGCGGCGGAGCTCGACCGCACGGTCGTCGTGCCGCATCTGCAGCGCGCGGCGGCGCCCGACGCGGCGCCCGCGGCAGCGTCCGAGCCGGCGGCGGCATCGCCCGAGCCGCCCGCGGCGTCTCCCGCGCCGCTCGCCTCGTCGCTCGACGACGTCCACCGCACCCGCGCGCCCGAGCACACGATCATCCCCACGGCGCCGGGACGCCGCCGTCGCCCCCGGCCCGGTCGCGGCCCCGGCCGCCAACCCTGCCCCGACCGCCGCGCCGCGCCGCTCCCCGCCCCCGCGGCGCCCGACGCCGGCGACCACGACGGCCTCACCGTCGTCGCCGGCGACCTCGCGGCGATGCGCGCCGAGGCCGCCGCCGCGCCGGAGGGCGCCGGGGGCGCGCGCTACGTGCTCGACATCTCCACGGGCGGCAGCGCCGCCCTCGACGGCTCCATCATCGTGGGCCGCGCGCCCAGCACCAGCCGCGTGAGCGACGGGCGCATCCCGCAGCTCGTGGGACTGCCGGGCGCCGACGACATCTCGCGCAACCACGTGCGGTTCGACCTCGAGGGCGACTCGGTCGTCGTCACCGACCTGCACTCGCGCAACGGCACCGTGCTGCGGGCTCCGGGCGCGACGCCGCGCCAGCTGCGCGCGGGCGAGTCGAGCGTCGTGCTCGGCGGCACCGTCGTCGACCTCGGCGGCATCACCCTCACGGTGCGGGAGGGCTGA